From one Choloepus didactylus isolate mChoDid1 chromosome 24, mChoDid1.pri, whole genome shotgun sequence genomic stretch:
- the LOC119520062 gene encoding guanine nucleotide-binding protein G(I)/G(S)/G(O) subunit gamma-12-like produces the protein MSSKTASTNNIAQAKRTVQQLRLEASIERIKVSKASADLMSYCEEHARSDPLLIGIPTSENPFKDIKTCIIL, from the coding sequence ATGTCCAGCAAAACAGCAAGCACCAACAACATAGCCCAGGCAAAGAGAACTGTGCAGCAGTTAAGATTGGAAGCCTCCATTGAAAGAATAAAGGTTTCAAAGGCATCTGCGGACCTCATGTCCTACTGTGAGGAGCATGCCAGAAGTGACCCTTTGCTGATAGGGATTCCAACTTCAGAAAACCCTTTCAAGGATATAAAGACTTGCATCATCTTATAG